The following are encoded in a window of Bacteroidota bacterium genomic DNA:
- a CDS encoding efflux RND transporter periplasmic adaptor subunit, with protein sequence MKHIKIVILILSLNIFISCGKKQEITEEKKEEHHHEEENKTEVSLSKEQIKLMGIEVSTITDMNISGYIKVTGEVKINQEQESKVGGIISGRIKSVNVKEGSNVRAGQVLATIENIDLVSIQTDYISAKNEVEYTKQELDRQKRISDITSKKTIAELEANYKRAVTNMRSLEQRLSSYKINKNRFDNLAEDTTVNVQRFYSIVSPISGNVVSKMITIGQFVEPSTEMFHVVNTSTVYVDLNIFEKDLSRISKGQKVKIETSTYGDEVFEGNIANINSIFDDASRTVKVRVLIKNKDNKLLPNMFVTAKILIEENNVKAVSKSSLIEEGESKYIFVRTNEKSEHEHKEDEHKDGKNKEEEHKSEDNIVFKKINVRTGVEDDKXIFPIDNIDEDNEVVTVGAFYLRSEMKKDELGEHDH encoded by the coding sequence ATGAAACATATAAAAATCGTAATATTAATTTTATCACTTAACATATTTATATCCTGCGGGAAAAAACAGGAAATAACAGAAGAAAAGAAAGAAGAGCATCATCACGAAGAAGAAAATAAAACGGAGGTATCACTTTCAAAAGAACAGATTAAATTAATGGGGATAGAAGTTTCAACTATAACAGATATGAATATTTCGGGTTATATAAAAGTTACTGGTGAAGTGAAGATAAATCAGGAACAAGAATCTAAAGTAGGCGGGATAATAAGCGGACGAATAAAATCAGTTAATGTTAAAGAGGGTTCAAATGTTAGGGCAGGACAGGTTCTTGCCACTATTGAAAACATTGACCTTGTAAGTATTCAGACAGATTACATATCGGCTAAAAATGAAGTAGAGTATACTAAGCAGGAATTGGACAGGCAAAAAAGAATAAGCGATATTACCTCTAAAAAAACGATTGCAGAGCTTGAAGCAAATTATAAACGGGCAGTAACGAATATGAGGTCGCTTGAACAAAGATTATCAAGTTATAAGATTAATAAAAACCGTTTTGATAATCTTGCTGAAGATACAACTGTAAATGTTCAAAGGTTCTATTCTATTGTTTCGCCAATCTCAGGGAATGTTGTGTCGAAGATGATTACCATAGGACAGTTTGTTGAGCCATCTACAGAAATGTTTCACGTTGTAAATACTTCTACTGTGTATGTAGATTTAAATATTTTTGAAAAGGATTTATCAAGAATATCAAAAGGTCAAAAAGTAAAAATTGAAACATCTACCTATGGAGATGAGGTATTTGAAGGCAACATTGCAAACATTAATTCAATATTTGATGATGCAAGCCGAACAGTGAAAGTAAGAGTATTAATTAAGAATAAGGATAACAAGCTCCTCCCGAATATGTTCGTAACAGCTAAAATATTAATTGAGGAAAATAATGTAAAAGCAGTTTCGAAATCTTCTTTAATAGAAGAAGGAGAGTCGAAATATATTTTTGTGAGAACCAATGAAAAGAGTGAGCATGAACATAAAGAGGATGAGCATAAAGATGGCAAGAACAAAGAAGAAGAGCATAAGAGTGAGGACAATATAGTTTTCAAAAAAATAAATGTAAGAACCGGTGTGGAAGATGATAAGNNAATATTCCCCATTGATAATATCGATGAAGATAACGAAGTTGTTACAGTGGGAGCATTTTATCTGCGCTCCGAAATGAAAAAAGATGAATTAGGTGAACACGACCACTAA